A section of the Diabrotica virgifera virgifera chromosome 8, PGI_DIABVI_V3a genome encodes:
- the LOC126890267 gene encoding uncharacterized protein LOC126890267, whose translation MQNLKLERETIKGSLKKVFKEIEEVNPSDEKTIQRLLQQVDDKAERVFLLDNSIKDILFAEETSTETISKELNDEENFRDEVGKFRIECEYLIKNLQTLKDQENKGTKNEKPVKNLHLPKLEIKKYDGNVKNWINFWGQFRKIDEDADLPNEDKFQYLIQSTEDGTPARSLVESFPPSAENYKIAIDQLKNRFARDEILIEVYVRELLNLILNQQTSKEDPGMALSTLYDRLETQLRALGTLGVTSDKYAAMLLPLVESALPYELLKIWERNRASNNLKFNNELQGLLEFLKTEVEAEERVKLAQSSFTVPKSIDDKYTVETLHTESLKTKGKQKFSCIFCESNTHASQDCIKAQKMTLEQKKSIISKKRSCFSCLKQFHNFRTCKTTVKCIKCARKHFTLMCPDLHEKENKNRDLQKSESLENTLTTVASETLLQTINVRVISDNKRSMTVRALLDSGSQRSYITTKCAEDLGLTKIGQENIVQGVFGGLQGAPKIHRLFKAGIENLENSFSIGLSLLEQSKICNYVPKLIDQKVLDLLKDKNIYINDSASKELEVNLLIGADMFGQIITGNLVNVNDSLVALETKFGWTVMGTQKSNNKINTFVSTYFTDSLSTLWSLDVLGIKDPAETKCREELDIRTLEKFKESTVVNSENRYEICLPWAEGYPAITSNFNLAEKRLFSTTKRLISLNKLTEYDNIFQDWENTGIIEEVEEEPLEKNTHYLAHHAVVKESSLTTKIRPVFDASAKDGNGNYLNDLLEKGPNLIELIIPLILKFRLHKIGVTSDIAKAFLQISISEKDRDFLRFLWWKNYEKREIKIFRHCRVVFGLKPSPFLLAATVNLHLEKEKTYTETANQLLNAFYVDNCVSSVRNETELKKFIDESTEILKNAKFDLRGWTFNENNDTYVSSVNEKLENKVISILGIQWNYQTDTLACDIKNLDSLDEIPKTKRGILSATQRVFDPIGFTAPFTLIPKILLQETWSLKLTWDQKLPDDIKKRFEIWLKSVKCLNFCNIHRYLAYPEEENLIINKTLHVFVDASKYSYAACVFIRLEFQNSISIKLLLAKSRLSPVKTITLPRLELMAAVIGVRLLETVKEVTDFTELKTYYWSDSMVVLTWIKTKGLWNTFVGNRVKEIKKYSAVDQWRHVPGDMNIADVLSRGCSGKQLLEKQWWKGPQWLKEPENMWPKGEGKNLRKDKEESTEQDKSEKGKKSRYGRTLKTPHRFTAA comes from the exons ATGCAGAACCTAAAGCTAGAGAGGGAAACAATAAAAGGATCCCtgaaaaaagtttttaaagaaattgaAGAGGTGAATCCCAGTGACGAGAAGACAATACAAAGACTCCTGCAACAAGTTGATGATAAAGCAGAGCGAGTATTTCTTCTAGACAACAGCATAAAAGACATTCTATTTGCAGAAGAAACCAGCACGGAAACTATTAGCAAGGAATTAAATGATGAAGAGAACTTTCGTGACGAGGTAGGAAAATTTAGAATAGAATGTGAATACTTGATCAAAAATTTACAAACTTTGAAAGATCAAGAAAATAAAGGTACAAAAAATGAAAAACCTGTCAAAAATTTACATCTGCCAAAACTTGAAATAAAGAAATATGATGGAAATGTCAAAAATTGGATAAATTTTTGGGGCCAGTTTAGAAAAATCGATGAAGACGCAGACCTTCCAAACGAAGACAAGTTCCAATACCTGATCCAATCAACAGAAGATGGCACGCCAGCCAGAAGCCTTGTCGAAAGCTTCCCACCTTCCGCTGAAAATTATAAAATAGCCATTGACCAACTGAAAAATAGATTCGCAAGGGACGAAATTTTAATTGAGGTATACGTTAGGGAGttattaaatttaattctaaATCAACAAACCTCAAAGGAGGACCCAGGTATGGCTTTATCTACTTTGTATGATAGGTTGGAGACTCAGCTTAGGGCTTTGGGAACACTAGGTGTTACTAGCGATAAGTATGCAGCGATGCTTTTGCCACTTGTTGAATCCGCGCTACCTTATGAGTTGCTTAAAATTTGGGAAAGAAATagggcttctaataatttaaaatttaataatgagTTGCAGGGTCTACTAGAGTTCCTGAAAACAGAAGTGGAGGCCGAAGAGCGTGTAAAACTTGCTCAGTCTAGTTTCACAGTTCCAAAAAGTATTGACGATAAGTATACTGTAGAAACCTTACATACAGAGAGTTTAAAAACCAAGGGTAAGCAAAAGTTTTCTTGTATTTTTTGCGAAAGCAATACACATGCCAGTCAGGACTGCATTAAAGCTCAGAAAATGACTTTAGAGCAGAAAAAATCCATTATAAGTAAAAAACGGAGTTGTTTTTCATGTTTAAAGCAGTTTCACAATTTTCGGACATGCAAAACAACTGTCAAATGTATAAAATGCGCTCGTAAGCATTTTACATTAATGTGTCCTGATTTgcatgaaaaagaaaacaaaaatagagATTTGCAAAAATCAGAATCTTTAGAAAATACATTAACAACTGTCGCTTCTGAAACTTTACTGCAAACGATCAATGTTAGGGTTATTTCTGATAATAAAAGGTCAATGACAGTAAGGGCACTGCTAGATTCGGGTTCGCAACGTTCCTATATAACTACAAAATGCGCGGAAGATTTAGGGTTAACTAAAATTGGACAAGAAAATATAGTTCAAGGTGTTTTTGGTGGGTTGCAGGGAGCTCCAAAGATTCATCGTTTGTTTAAGGCAGGtatagaaaatttagaaaattcattcaGCATCGGGTTATCTTTACTGGAGCAATCTAAAATTTGCAATTACGTTCCAAAACTAATTGACCAAAAGGTGCTAGATTtattaaaagataaaaatatttatataaatgatTCTGCTTCTAAAGAATTAGAGGTTAATTTACTAATAGGGGCAGACATGTTTGGTCAAATCATAACGGGAAACTTGGTAAATGTAAATGATTCTTTAGTAGCTTTAGAAACCAAGTTTGGTTGGACCGTTATGGGGACAcaaaaaagtaataataaaataaacacctTTGTTTCAACTTATTTTACTGACTCATTGAGTACTTTATGGAGTTTAGATGTTCTGGGTATAAAAGATCCAGCAGAGACGAAATGTCGAGAAGAGTTAGACATTCGCAcattagaaaaatttaaagaaagcACTGTGGTAAATAGTGAAAATAGATATGAAATTTGTTTACCATGGGCAGAAGGTTATCCGGCTATAACCTCTAATTTTAATTTAGCTGAAAAGCGACTTTTTTCTACCACAAAACGGTTAATTTCTCTGAACAAGCTTACAGAGTATGACAATATATTTCAAGATTGGGAAAATACAGGAATCAttgaagaagtagaagaagagcCGTTGGAAAAGAATACGCACTACTTGGCACATCACGCAGTTGTCAAAGAGTCCAGTTTAACTACGAAGATCCGACCAGTGTTTGATGCATCAGCTAAAGATGGTAACGGTAATTATCTTAATGATTTACTGGAAAAGGGTCCAAATCTAATTGAGCTAATAATACCTTTAATTTTAAAGTTCAGGTTACATAAAATTGGGGTAACGTCAGACATAGCGAAGGCATTTTTGCAGATAAGCATTTCAGAGAAAGATAGGGATTTTTTACGATTTTTGTGGTGGAAAAACTATgaaaaaagagaaataaaaatatttagacATTGTAGAGTAGTTTTTGGGCTAAAACCAAGTCCGTTTCTTTTAGCAGCAACAGTTAATTTGCATTTAGAAAAGGAAAAAACATACACAGAAACAGCTAATCAACTTCTTAACGCATTTTACGTAGACAATTGTGTTTCTAGCGTTAGGAATGAAACagaacttaaaaaatttattgatgAGTCAACAGAAATTCTAAAGAATGCAAAATTTGATCTTAGGGGGTGGACTTTTAATGAAAATAACGATACGTATGTTTCTAGCGTCaatgaaaaattagaaaataaggTTATCTCTATTTTGGGTATACAGTGGAATTACCAAACTGACACTTTAGCGtgtgatataaaaaatttagaCAGTCTTGACGAGATTCCTAAAACAAAAAGAGGCATTTTATCTGCAACGCAGAGAGTTTTTGATCCTATTGGTTTCACTGCTCCATTTACGTTAATACCGAAAATCTTATTACAAGAGACTTGGAGCTTGAAATTGACGTGGGATCAAAAATTACCTGACGATATCAAAAAACGTTTCGAAATTTGGTTAAAAAGTGTTAAATGTCTCAATTTTTGTAACATACATAGATATTTAGCATATCCAGAAGAAGAGaacctaataataaataaaactctTCACGTTTTCGTTGACGCTAGTAAATACTCTTATGCCGCTTGCGTTTTTATTAGGCTAGAATTTCAAAATTCTATTTCAATTAAACTTTTGTTAGCAAAATCACGTTTAAGTCCAGTTAAAACGATTACTCTCCCTAGGTTAGAATTAATGGCTGCTGTGATAGGTGTTAGGTTATTAGAAACTGTTAAAGAAGTAACAGACTTTACAGAGCTTAAAACGTACTACTGGAGTGATTCGATGGTTGTCTTAACATGGATTAAAACAAAGGGTCTTTGGAATACTTTTGTAGGAAACCGGGTAAAAGAGATTAAAAAATATTCTGCAGTAGATCAGTGGCGCCACGTGCCAGGTGATATGAATATTGCAGACGTTTTATCACGAGGATGTAGCGGGAAACAACTTTTGGAAAAACAATGGTGGAAGGGCCCTCAATGGCTCAAAGAACCAGAAAATATGTGGCCAAAAGGAGAAGGAA AAAatttaagaaaagacaaagaagaaTCAACAGAACAAGATAAGTCAGAAAAGGGTAAAAAGTCAAGGTATGGAAGAACATTGAAGACTCCACATAGATTCACTGCCGCCTGA